Proteins found in one Prochlorothrix hollandica PCC 9006 = CALU 1027 genomic segment:
- a CDS encoding CHAD domain-containing protein: MKLENSKSTSPTFSPTFIDATSPSLAPEVPSLTAEVPPTSVPQAQVIPSLTLGEVSYQAIRVQFDHTTKQRKAVLRDTDPEALHQMRVGFRRLRTTLKTFEAVVDLPKGGRDRALGNLSRRLGQVRDLDVLQVDLHRRTLPQLPLKEQKRLEDVLRLIKRDRNQQFQAMVVLLRSDRYRLFKSIYREWLKDPHYTALAELAWDIEAPDLLLSQFCRLFRHPGWLLGTEVTTQGLQGLPWSDSLREQVQRQSSCLHSLRKAIKEARYQGELFQTLYGDFYGQVLKDLKTAQGLLGQMQDLQVQQVTIADHIHQPLAQRFPSLVAQFEATQAHLWHQWHPLHQRYISPQFRSQLRHHLLEPSAHG; this comes from the coding sequence ATGAAATTGGAGAACAGCAAGTCTACTTCCCCTACCTTTTCCCCTACCTTCATTGATGCCACCTCCCCATCCCTTGCCCCTGAAGTGCCTAGTCTCACTGCCGAGGTTCCTCCTACTTCGGTCCCCCAGGCTCAGGTTATCCCTAGCTTAACCCTGGGAGAGGTGTCCTATCAGGCTATCCGTGTCCAGTTTGATCACACCACCAAGCAACGCAAGGCCGTACTGCGGGATACGGATCCCGAAGCGTTGCATCAAATGCGGGTGGGGTTCCGTCGTCTACGCACCACCTTGAAAACCTTTGAAGCAGTGGTGGATTTGCCCAAAGGGGGACGCGATCGCGCCCTGGGAAACTTGTCCCGTCGCCTCGGTCAGGTGCGGGATTTAGATGTGTTGCAAGTGGATCTACACCGTCGAACCCTGCCCCAGTTGCCCCTGAAGGAACAAAAACGCCTGGAGGACGTATTGCGGCTGATCAAACGGGACCGTAATCAACAATTCCAAGCCATGGTCGTCCTGCTGCGCAGCGATCGCTATCGCCTCTTCAAAAGCATCTACCGGGAGTGGCTCAAGGATCCCCACTACACTGCCTTGGCGGAGTTAGCCTGGGACATCGAAGCCCCCGACCTCTTGCTATCCCAGTTTTGCCGCTTGTTCCGCCATCCCGGTTGGCTCCTGGGGACCGAGGTGACGACCCAAGGATTACAGGGATTGCCCTGGTCTGACAGCCTACGGGAGCAGGTGCAACGCCAAAGCAGTTGTCTCCATAGTTTACGCAAAGCCATCAAAGAGGCGCGGTACCAGGGGGAACTGTTCCAGACGCTCTATGGCGATTTCTATGGCCAGGTGCTCAAAGACCTCAAAACGGCCCAGGGTCTATTGGGGCAAATGCAGGATCTTCAGGTGCAACAGGTGACGATCGCCGACCACATCCACCAACCCCTAGCCCAACGCTTTCCCAGCCTCGTGGCCCAGTTCGAGGCAACCCAAGCCCATCTCTGGCACCAGTGGCACCCCCTCCATCAGCGCTACATCAGCCCCCAATTCCGCAGCCAACTGCGTCACCATCTGCTGGAACCCAGCGCCCATGGTTAA
- a CDS encoding chlorophyll a/b-binding protein — MEKQESKYGFNNLAETWNGRLAMLGFVIGLATELLTGQGILSQLGLM, encoded by the coding sequence ATGGAAAAGCAAGAAAGCAAGTACGGCTTCAACAATCTGGCCGAAACCTGGAATGGCCGTCTGGCTATGTTGGGCTTCGTCATCGGTCTGGCCACTGAATTGCTGACCGGCCAAGGCATCCTGTCCCAACTGGGCTTGATGTAA
- a CDS encoding cytochrome c biogenesis protein CcdA, whose product MFETLQTRFYGLEQLANQWVNGQLTHISPVSIGVLMVAGLMTSLTPCMLSMLPLTLGYIGGYASENRWGAAQQSAWFALGLATTLAALGIGAAALGRVYGQIGWGFSVAVSLVAIVMGLNLLEVLPLRLPNLGGVEQIPAHWPPSLRSYGLGLTFGLVASPCSTPVLATILAWISASQDPWLGGVLLLAYGVGYVLPLVLAGTFVATLKGLLSLRRWSGWITPTSGVVLLMFGVFSLLSRVVAMG is encoded by the coding sequence ATGTTTGAAACCCTCCAAACCCGTTTCTATGGCCTAGAACAACTGGCCAACCAGTGGGTCAATGGTCAGCTTACCCACATCAGCCCCGTCAGCATTGGGGTCTTGATGGTGGCTGGATTAATGACCAGCCTCACCCCCTGCATGTTGTCCATGCTGCCCCTCACCCTGGGCTACATTGGCGGCTATGCCTCAGAGAACCGCTGGGGAGCAGCCCAACAGTCCGCTTGGTTCGCCCTGGGCTTGGCGACCACCCTGGCGGCCCTAGGTATTGGGGCAGCGGCCTTGGGACGAGTCTATGGTCAAATTGGCTGGGGCTTTTCTGTGGCTGTGAGTTTGGTGGCCATTGTCATGGGTCTCAACTTATTAGAGGTGTTGCCCCTGCGGTTGCCCAACTTGGGGGGGGTGGAACAAATTCCCGCCCACTGGCCCCCTAGCCTGCGCTCCTATGGCTTGGGGTTGACCTTTGGTCTGGTGGCATCCCCCTGTAGCACCCCTGTTTTAGCTACCATCCTGGCTTGGATTTCCGCCTCCCAGGATCCCTGGCTGGGGGGCGTGCTGCTCCTGGCCTATGGGGTGGGGTATGTGTTGCCCCTGGTGTTGGCAGGAACCTTTGTGGCCACCCTGAAGGGGCTGCTATCCCTGCGGCGCTGGTCTGGCTGGATTACTCCCACCAGCGGGGTCGTGTTGCTGATGTTTGGGGTCTTTTCCCTGTTGTCGCGGGTGGTGGCTATGGGCTAA
- a CDS encoding tetratricopeptide repeat protein: protein MCPDPSPQPSGLDRSRRQGITVLLAVGILLGTAPSLAAQSSPGLTVSELTSLQLAQATSPLSQAWELYNAEQYAEAIAQFQAAIAADAADPKPHWGLTLCYNKLRQYPQAQGALDQAVALDPALGFTSPETYNSLRTTIAKNLQRPQTSAPRADADPAAGSSTADTPRQRQDLIAALVQGSTYVAPAMVSVVNLADLDRAAQALEPFTVKFVIVPTVTGERQTYGQEVFQALNLSYGAVIVATERGVDVYGDGLTADQATALAQGSQVNFTATDYTSGLLQLAQAAQAASPAPAKPLPVWTWGLGAGVLGVGAWGVQRRRQRGLQQKIKELEALRYQVSEQLDDRQNYLRVLPDAANTTEAQRLLHQVSAQFIDASDGLDQPPRTWKAVQALETQLQAALVTLRQVQSALDRASGQPAATTPQADAQGDPYATPQTDTQGTCFFCSRPLALDLLQPRTLNLKPRSRRVLCCPSCAAQVDTDTPPKLRTVRDGDRYRPWYQSNNYDPYRDYYRYDRDWHSTKVYDLEIDLDQDDTTLQQVVIFADQTQYRDYQVQQVEQNQDWQPSPARDPDPGETSSETDFFWASDPSSSEPEVDEIPEVTDFFQQDPS from the coding sequence ATGTGTCCTGATCCTAGTCCCCAACCCTCTGGTCTCGATCGATCGCGGCGGCAGGGGATTACAGTGCTGCTCGCCGTGGGGATTCTTCTGGGAACTGCCCCCAGTTTGGCGGCCCAGTCTAGCCCTGGGTTGACGGTCTCTGAACTGACCTCGCTACAGCTAGCCCAGGCTACGTCTCCCCTCAGCCAAGCCTGGGAGTTGTATAACGCTGAACAGTATGCTGAGGCGATCGCCCAGTTCCAAGCCGCGATCGCCGCTGATGCCGCCGACCCTAAACCCCATTGGGGGCTAACCCTCTGTTACAACAAACTCCGCCAGTACCCCCAGGCTCAAGGGGCGTTGGATCAAGCTGTTGCCTTGGATCCCGCCCTGGGTTTTACCTCCCCTGAGACCTACAACAGTCTGCGGACCACGATCGCTAAAAATCTACAACGTCCCCAGACCTCGGCTCCCAGGGCGGATGCAGATCCCGCTGCCGGGAGTTCTACTGCTGATACCCCTCGCCAACGCCAAGATCTGATCGCCGCCTTAGTCCAAGGCTCCACCTATGTGGCTCCTGCCATGGTTTCGGTGGTTAATCTGGCGGATCTCGATCGCGCCGCCCAAGCCCTAGAACCCTTCACCGTCAAATTTGTGATTGTTCCCACCGTCACCGGGGAACGGCAAACCTATGGGCAAGAAGTTTTCCAAGCCCTGAATCTGTCCTATGGAGCCGTGATTGTGGCCACGGAGCGGGGGGTGGATGTCTATGGGGATGGCTTGACGGCGGATCAGGCCACGGCTCTGGCCCAAGGCAGTCAGGTCAACTTTACCGCCACGGATTACACCTCAGGCTTGTTGCAACTGGCTCAAGCGGCCCAAGCGGCCTCCCCGGCTCCCGCAAAACCCTTACCGGTTTGGACCTGGGGCTTGGGGGCTGGGGTGTTAGGGGTCGGAGCATGGGGGGTGCAGCGCCGCCGCCAACGTGGTTTACAGCAAAAAATTAAGGAACTGGAAGCCCTGCGCTATCAGGTTTCTGAACAGTTGGACGATCGTCAAAACTATCTGCGGGTGTTGCCCGATGCTGCCAACACCACCGAGGCCCAACGCTTGTTACATCAGGTGAGCGCTCAGTTTATTGATGCCTCGGACGGGCTGGATCAACCCCCCCGCACTTGGAAAGCGGTGCAAGCCCTTGAAACCCAACTGCAAGCAGCCCTCGTGACCCTACGCCAGGTGCAGTCTGCCCTCGATCGCGCCAGTGGCCAACCTGCCGCCACCACTCCCCAGGCTGATGCCCAGGGCGATCCCTATGCCACTCCCCAGACCGACACCCAGGGCACCTGCTTTTTCTGCTCCCGTCCCCTGGCCCTAGATCTGCTGCAACCCAGGACCTTGAATCTGAAACCCCGATCGCGGCGGGTGCTCTGTTGTCCCTCCTGTGCGGCCCAGGTGGACACCGATACGCCCCCCAAGCTGCGGACGGTGCGAGACGGCGATCGTTACCGGCCCTGGTATCAAAGCAATAACTATGACCCCTATCGGGATTACTACCGCTACGATCGCGATTGGCACAGCACTAAAGTCTATGATCTGGAGATTGACCTCGATCAGGACGATACCACCCTGCAACAGGTGGTTATTTTCGCCGATCAGACCCAATATCGCGATTACCAAGTGCAACAGGTGGAACAAAATCAGGACTGGCAACCCTCGCCAGCCAGGGATCCCGACCCTGGGGAAACCTCCTCCGAAACCGATTTCTTTTGGGCCAGTGACCCGTCCTCCTCGGAGCCAGAGGTGGACGAGATCCCAGAGGTGACGGATTTCTTCCAGCAGGATCCCTCCTGA